The Poecilia reticulata strain Guanapo linkage group LG13, Guppy_female_1.0+MT, whole genome shotgun sequence genome has a segment encoding these proteins:
- the psmd2 gene encoding 26S proteasome non-ATPase regulatory subunit 2 yields MEEAKKKDNKPTEKGGEKDKDKEKGQQSSGKEKEKKEEQELSEEDKQLQEDLEMMVERLSEKNASLHHQALEELRRQIRSSTTSMTSVPKPLKFLRPHYGKLKEIYEGMTTGENKRFCADVVSVLAMTMSGERECLKYRLVGSQEELASWGHEYVRHLAGEVAKEWQEVEENDKAQQDTLLKLVKEIVPYNMAHNAEHEACDLLMEIERLDMLGDYIDENAYGKVCLYLTSCVSYVPEPENSALLRCALNIFRKFNRYPEALRLALMLNDMELVENIFTSCKDIVIQKQMAFMLGRHGVFLELNEDVEDYEDLTEIMSNVQLNSNFLALARELDIMEPKVPDDIYKTHLENNRFGGSGSQVDSARMNLASSFVNGFVNAAFGQDKLLTDDGNKWLYKNKDHGMLSAAASLGMILLWDVDGGLTQIDKYLYSSEDYIKSGALLACGIVNSGVRNECDPALALLSDYVLHNSNIMRIGAIFGLGLAYAGSNREDVLSLLLPVMGDSKSSMEVVGVTALACGMIAVGSCNGDVTSTIVQTIMEKNEQELKDTYARWLPLGLGLNHLGKGEAIETTLAALQVVPEPFRSFANTLVDICAYAGSGNVLKVQQLLHICSEHYEAKDKDKDEDKDKKDKKDKDKKETAADMGSHQGVAVLGIALIAMGEEIGSEMALRTFGHLLRYGEPTLRRAVPLALALISVSNPRLNILDTLSKFSHDADPEVSHNSIFAMGMVGSGTNNARLAAMLRQLAQYHAKDPNNLFMVRLAQGLTHLGKGTLTLCPYHSDRQLMSQVAVAGLLTVLVSFLDVKNIILGKSHYILYGLVAAMQPRMLVTFDEELRPLPVSVRVGQAVDVVGQAGKPKAITGFQTHTTPVLLAHGERAELATEEYLPVTPILEGFVILRKNPNYET; encoded by the exons TCAGAAGAAGACAAGCAATTACAAGAGGACCTGGAGATGATGGTGGAGAGGCTGAGT GAGAAGAACGCATCATTGCATCATCAAGCGCTAGAAGAGCTAAGGCGACAAATCCGCTCCTCAACCACCTCCATGACCTCCGTGCCAAAGCCCCTGAAATTTCTGCGCCCACACTATGGCAAACTAAAGGAAATCTACGAGGGCATGACCACCGGAGAGAACAAG cGTTTCTGTGCAGATGTGGTGTCTGTATTGGCCATGACCATGAGCGGGGAGCGGGAATGTCTGAAGTACCGTCTGGTGGGCTCTCAGGAGGAGCTGGCCTCCTGGGGTCATGAATATgtcag GCACCTTGCTGGTGAGGTGGCAAAAGAAtggcaggaagtggaggagaaTGACAAAGCCCAGCAGGACACTCTGCTCAAACTGGTGAAGGAGATTGTGCCCTACAATATGGCTCACAACGCAGAGCATGAGGCGTGCGACCTACTGATGGAGATCGAGAGGCTGGACATGCTGGGGGACTACATCGATGAAAACGCCTACGGAAAAGTCTGCCTGTACCTCACCAG cTGTGTGAGTTATGTTCCTGAGCCAGAAAACTCCGCCCTGCTGAGGTGcgctttgaacattttcagaaagtttAACCGTTACCCAGAGGCCCTGCGGCTGGCCCTGATGCTCAACGACATGGAGCTGGTTGAAAACATCTTCACATCCTGCAAAGACAT CGTCATCCAGAAGCAGATGGCTTTCATGTTGGGCCGTCACGGCGTCTTTTTGGAACTCAATGAAGACGTAGAAGACTACGAAGACTTGACAGAGATCATGTCCAACGTTCAGCTCAACAGCAACTTCTTGGCCTTGGCCAGAGAG CTGGATATCATGGAACCCAAAGTCCCAGATGACATCTACAAAACCCACCTGGAAAACAACA GGTTTGGCGGCAGCGGCTCCCAGGTGGACTCGGCTCGTATGAACCTGGCCTCCTCCTTTGTGAACGGCTTCGTCAACGCAGCCTTCGGACAGGACAAGCTGCTCACAGATGATGGCAACAAGTGGCTGTACAAGAACAAAGATCATG GCATGCTGagtgctgctgcttctctgggTATGATCCTGCTTTGGGACGTGGACGGTGGTCTGACTCAGATTGACAAATACCTCTACTCCTCTGAGGACTACATTAAG TCTGGTGCGCTCCTGGCCTGTGGCATTGTGAACTCTGGCGTGAGGAACGAGTGTGACCCAGCCCTGGCCCTGCTTTCAGACTACGTTCTCCACAACAGCAACATCATGAGGATAGGTGCCATCTTTGG ACTGGGCCTTGCTTATGCAGGCTCCAACAGAGAAGACGTCCTCTCCCTGCTTCTTCCTGTCATGGGAGACTCCAAATCAAGCATGGAG GTGGTTGGTGTGACGGCGCTGGCGTGCGGCATGATAGCGGTGGGGTCGTGTAATGGTGACGTGACCTCCACCATCGTCCAGACCATCATGGAGAAGAACGAACAGGAGCTGAAGGACACTTACGCTCGTTGGCTGCCTCTGGGTTTGGGACTCAACCACCTGG GTAAAGGGGAAGCAATTGAGACGACCCTGGCAGCTCTGCAGGTTGTTCCCGAACCGTTCCGTAGCTTTGCTAACACATTAGTGGACATCTGTGCGTATGCAG GGTCTGGGAATGTGCTGAAAGTGCAGCAGCTTCTCCATATCTGCAGTGAGCACTATGAAGCCAAGGACAAAGACAAGGATGAGGACAAAGacaagaaagataaaaaagacaaagacaagaaGGAGACAGCTGCTGATATGGGCTCTCACCAG GGGGTTGCTGTTCTCGGCATCGCCCTGATTGCCATGGGAGAGGAAATTGGTTCTGAAATGGCTCTGCGAACATTTGGACACTTG CTGCGCTATGGAGAGCCCACCCTGAGGCGAGCGGTACCCCTGGCCCTCGCTCTCATCTCCGTGTCCAACCCTCGTCTGAACATCCTGGACACTCTCAGCAAGTTCTCTCACGATGCCGACCCAGAGGTTTCCCACAACTCCATCTTTGCCATGGGCATGGTGGGCAGTG GCACAAACAATGCCCGCTTGGCAGCCATGTTGCGACAGCTGGCCCAGTATCATGCTAAAGATCCCAACAATCTCTTCATGGTCCGACTGGCACAG GGTCTGACTCACCTGGGCAAAGGCACACTCACACTCTGTCCCTACCATAGTGACAGGCAGTTGATGAGTCAGGTTGCCGTGGCCGGACTACTCACCGTGCTCGTTTCCTTCCTTGACGTCAAGAAca TAATCCTGGGCAAGTCTCACTACATCCTGTATGGCCTGGTTGCTGCCATGCAGCCCCGTATGCTGGTTACATTCGATGAGGAGCTGCGACCGCTGCCTGTGTCTGTTAGAGTTGGACAG gcTGTAGATGTTGTAGGCCAGGCAGGCAAACCCAAGGCCATCACAGGTTTCCAGACTCACACCACACCGGTGCTGCTGGCTCACGGAGAGCGGGCGGAGCTGGCCACGGAGGAATACCTCCCCGTCACGCCAATCCTGGAGGGATTTGTTATCCTCCGCAAGAACCCCAACTATGAGACCTAG